The Leucothrix mucor DSM 2157 DNA window ATGATGGGCGTGTGTTGGATGACGGTGTTGCTATTTATTTCCCCGGACCTCACTCCTTTACTGGCGAAGACGTGCTTGAGTTACAAGGACACGGCGGCAAAATTGTCTTGGATATGTTGCTGCAGGCTTGCTTACAGTTTGGGGCCCGTTTAGCCCGCCCTGGTGAGTTTTCAGAACGCGCATTTCTAAATGACAAGTTGGACCTGGCTCAAGCCGAAGCCATTGCCGACTTGATTGATAGCAGTAGTGAACAAGCAGCACGCTCTGCACTGCGCTCCCTTCAAGGTGACTTCTCGGCTGCGATCAACTCCCTACTCACTCAAATCACTGAGCTTCGAATGTATGTCGAGGCAGCTCTGGATTTTCCGGAAGAAGAGATAGATTTCCTCGCTGATCAACGAGTCTTAGATAGGCTCAGCAATATTCAACAGCAGCTAAAAACCATCTTCGATAAAGCTCGTCAAGGCAGCCTATTGCGCGAAGGTATGCAGCTAGTAATTGTTGGCAAACCCAATGCGGGTAAGTCTAGTTTGCTCAATGCTTTAGCCGGTCAAGATACTGCCATTGTCACCGAGTACGCAGGTACTACCCGTGATGTGCTTCGTGAGTCAATTAACTTAGATGGCATGCCTTTGCATGTGATTGATACGGCAGGCTTGCGAGATAGTGATGACCCCGTGGAACAAATCGGTATTCAGCGTGCTTGGCAAGCAGTCGAAAAAGCAGATCTGATTTTGTTTTTAGTGGATGATACTGAAGCGGCTGATCAGAGCCATCATAGTCTGTTGGAAAGAATGCCCTCGCACCTACCTCGAATTACAGTACACAATAAGATCGATAAGAGCGGTCATGCTGTTGGACAGCATGGCGAACATCTTTATATCTCAGCTAAAGAGCAAATCGGAATTGATAACCTACGTGAGGCGTTGAAACAGCGTATGGGCTATCAGGCTGATAGTGAAGATCTGTTTATCGCAAGGCGTCGACATC harbors:
- the mnmE gene encoding tRNA uridine-5-carboxymethylaminomethyl(34) synthesis GTPase MnmE, which translates into the protein MLQNDTIAAIATPAGRGGVGIIRLSGPRVQHIAEQMLGQLTKPHRAAHRQFLGNDGRVLDDGVAIYFPGPHSFTGEDVLELQGHGGKIVLDMLLQACLQFGARLARPGEFSERAFLNDKLDLAQAEAIADLIDSSSEQAARSALRSLQGDFSAAINSLLTQITELRMYVEAALDFPEEEIDFLADQRVLDRLSNIQQQLKTIFDKARQGSLLREGMQLVIVGKPNAGKSSLLNALAGQDTAIVTEYAGTTRDVLRESINLDGMPLHVIDTAGLRDSDDPVEQIGIQRAWQAVEKADLILFLVDDTEAADQSHHSLLERMPSHLPRITVHNKIDKSGHAVGQHGEHLYISAKEQIGIDNLREALKQRMGYQADSEDLFIARRRHLQALEDTQQAVDRASEQLQTFNAGELMAEELRLAQDSLGQITGRFTPDDLLGEIFSSFCIGK